TCGGCCGCTGAGCGCGCGCTACTCGTGGACGTCGACGTGCACGTGGTCGCGGTGCTCGAGGATCGCCGCGGTCTCGGGTGAGGCCGTGGAGGTGTCGGGGGTGTAGCGGCGCCAGCCGTCGCCGGAGCGCCAGCCGGAGGTCCAGATCCGGCCGTCGTAGATGACGGTGCGGATCTCGAGCCGGTCGGCGTGGGCGACGAGGTAGTGGGCGAGCGCCCAGCCGCCTTCGCGGCTCTGCCGGCTGATCGGCCGGAAGAAGATGTCGACGGCGCGGCCGTCGTAGTGGGCCGAGCCCTTCATGTGGCCGTCGCGGACGCCGCCCGGGGCGAAGCCGCCCAGTGACTGCGGGCCGAACGCCGCCTCGAGGTCGTCGCGTACGAGCGCCGCACGCGTGGTCAGCCCGGTGCTGTCGAGCCGGGTCGACGCCCGGTCCGGGTCGCCGGTCACGGTGCAGTGGAAGGCCCGCCAGGACTGGCCGGTCAGGGCGCTGGCCAGCACTCGTGCGTCGGCCTCGTGGTCGGCGTAGGCGTCGGGGAAGCCGGAACGCTGCACCTCCTGGGCCGCGACCGTGACCTCCAGCGACTCGTAGCCGTCGACCCCCACGAGTGCGTCGTAGAAGGCGTTGATGGAGTACTCCGGGTCGAGGATCTGCGCCCGTGTGCCCCAGCCCTGGGAGGGTCGCTGCTGGAACAGCCCGATCGAGTCGCGGTCGCCGTAGTCGATGTTGGTGAGCTTCGACTCCTGGTACGCCGTGGCGATGGCGATCGTGGCCGCCCGGGCGGGCATGCCACGGCGGACCGAGATGGCCGCGATGAGCGCGGCGTTCTCGGCCTGCTCCGGGTCCAGCTCCACGGTCCGTCCCTGCACCGTGGCGGTGCAGCGGTCGCCGCCGAGCAGCGGGCCCACCGTGTCACGCACGGACAGCCAGGTCACGATGCCGCCGGCGACCAGCGCGACCACCGCGCCGATCGTCCACAGCCTGCGTCTCACTGCGGTCGCCGGTCAGTTGGCGTGGAGCGCGGCGTTGAGCGCCACGCCCTGCCCCTGCCACGGGGTGGCCTCGACCGCACCCGTGACGGAGTTGCGCCGGAACAGGATGTTGTCCACGTGCGAGAGGGTCGCGGCCTTGACGACCGTCGGTTCCTCGCCGGTGCCGACGACCGTCACCTTGGTGCCGGCCGTGACGTAGCAGCCGGCCTCGACCACGCAGTCGTCGCCGAGGGAGATGCCGATGCCGGCGTTGGCGCCGATCAGGCAGCGCTCGCCGACCGAGATGACCTCCTTGCCGCCACCGGACAGCGTGCCCATGATCGAGGCTCCGCCGCCGACGTCGGAGCCGTCGCCGACCACCACGCCGGCCGAGATCCGGCCCTCGACCATCGAGGTGCCGAGCGTGCCGGCGTTGTAGTTGACGAAGCCCTCGTGCATGACGGTGGTGCCCTCGGCGAGGTGCGCTCCGAGCCGCACCCGGTCACCGTCGGCGATCCGGACCCCCGAGGGGATGACGTAGTCGACCAGCCGCGGGAACTTGTCGACGCCGTGGACGGTGACGTGCCGGCCGGACGCGCGCAGCCGTGCCCGCGTGGCCTCGAAGCCGGCGACCGCGCAGGGTCCGGCCGAGGTCCACACGACGTTGGTGAGCGCCCCGAACACGCCGTCCATCGAGATGGTGTGCGGGGCCACCAGGCGGGTGGAGAGGAGGTGCAGCCGCAGCCAGGCGTCCTCGGTGCCGTCGATCGGCTGCTGCAGGTCGCCCACGACGACCCTGCTCACACGACGCGACACCGCGCGGGCGTCGTCGTCGCCGGTCAGCGCGACCAGCTCGGCGGGCGCGTCGGACTCGTCGGGGTCGCCCAGCGAGGGCGCGGGGAACCAGACGTCGAGCACGGCGCCGGACGCGTCGAGCGTCGCCAGGCCCCAGCCCCAGGCGGAGGTCGGAGTGTCAGTCACGGGGGCAAGCCTACGGAGTGCCCCGCAGCCGCTCGACCACGCCGTCGAGCCCGGAGCCGGCGTACTCCCTCCCGCCGCCGGTGAGCCCGTGGCGCACCTCCCACCACGGTCCGAGGAGGTGCCAGTCGCGGCCGCGGGCGAGCTCCTCGCGGGTCGGGCCGTACGCCGTCACCAGCGCGTCCGCGAAGGGGCCCGGTGTGCGGTGGACCAGCCACGCCAGGTCGAGGGCGGGATCGCCCAGCGCGACGTCGGTCCAGTCGATGACGCCGGTGACGCGACCGTCGGTCGTGAGGAGGTGCTCCGGGCCGAGGTCGCCGTGGCGCAGCACGCGGTGGTGGGACGCCGCACGGCACCGGGTCAGCAGCGCCTTCCCTGCGTCGCGCAGGTCGGCGGGGAGCAGCGGCACGACCTGCTGGTCCATCGTCTCGAGCATCGGCAGCCGGTCGGTGTCGGCGCCGATTCCCGTGCCCGCCCACACCGAGGCCGGTGTGTCGTGCAGGGACCGCAGGAACTCCCCGACCACGCGCCCGTCGGTCGCGTCGAGCAGGTCGCGGTCGACCGGGTCCCCGGGGACCAGCAGGTGGCGGGCCCGGGGCGGCTGGGTGTCGAGCAGGACGGGGACGGGCACCGCGAGCGGCAGTCGTGGCGCGAGCCGGGGCATCAGCCGTGCCTCGACCTCGAGCCAGGTGCGGACCTCCGGCCGGCGGGGGGTCCGGTCGAGCCAGCGGCCCTCCACCACCTCGGCGTGGCTGTCCCACCCCTGCTCGGTGACCGGCACCCGGTCGGCGAGCCGCTCGCGCAGCCAGTCGCCGAGCAGCCCGGTCGTGTCGGGCACCACCGCCCACGCCGGGTCGTCGAGGGCGGCGACCAGCCGCTCCAGCGGCCACCAGTCACCCCACGCGACCTCCTCCGGCTGCAGCCGGACCGGACCGTCCCACGTCGTGGTGAAGCAGTGGCCCCAGTAGTCGGTGTGGTCGTCGTGGAAGCGGGCGACCCCGAGCGGCTCGAGGGCCACACCGCTGATGCCGAGCTCCTCCTCGAGCTCGCGGGCGGCGGCCGCAGCGGGGTCCTCGCCGGCGCCGACGACGCCACCGGCGGCGAAGTCGTGGCGTCCGGGGTAGACGTCCTTGGTGTCCGTGCGCCGGTGCACGTGCACCCGGCCCCAGGGATCCCGGACCACGACGGCCGTGGCGGCGTGGGTGAGGTTCAGCGCCCGGACCCGCTCGCGGGTGGTCGAGCCGGCCGGCCGGCCGTCGGCGTCGTACAGCGCGACGCGCTCACCCGTCGGCGGCGGCCAGCCCGGTCGGCACATCAGTCCTGCTGCAGGTCGGCCTTGAAGCGCACCAGGTTGCCGGCCGGGTCGCGGAACGCGCAGTCGCGGACGCCGTAGAACTGGTCGGCCGGCTCCTGGAGGACCTCGGCACCGGAGGCGCGGACGTGCTCGAACAGCGCGTCGACGTCGTCGCAGTGGAAGATCAGGGCGCCCAGGAGACCCTTGGCGAGCAGGTCGGCCATGGCGTCCCTGTCGTCGTCGGACATCGGGCTCGAGCCGACCTGGTGGACGGTGATCTCCAGCTCGGGCTGGGTGGGGGTGGAGAGCGTGAGCCAGCGGTAGTCGCCGTGGCTCACGTCGGTCCGCACCTCGAAGCCGAGGACGCCGCCGTAGAAGGCCAGGGCCTTCTCGGGGTCGTCGACGGGCACGAAGCAGTTGGCGACCTTGAGCGATCCGGTCGGTGCAGTCATGGTGTCCTTCTCGGTGAGTGTGTTCGTCATGCCGGGAACGCTAGGACGCGGAGGTCCCCGCGGGCTTCTCGGAAACTGACCGGTTGCGGACCGGCCGCGTGACGTCCTTGGCGATGCAGCCCGGGATCCCGCGGAGGTCGTCATGGGTGCGGGCGCGGTAGGCGCTCGGGGTCTCCCCGACGAGCTCGGTGAAGCGGGCGCTGAAGGACCCGAGCGAGGTGCAGCCCACGACCATGCAGACCTCGGTCACGCTGAGCTCGCCGAGCCGCAGCAGCGCCTGCGCGCGCTCGATCCGCCGGGTCATCAGGTGGGCGTACGGCGTCTCGCCGAACGCCTCCTTGAAGGAGCGCTGGAAGTGTCCCGGGGACATGTGGGCGAGCCCCGCCAGCCGCGGCACGTCCAGCGGCTCGGCGTAGTCGCGGTCCATCAGGTCGCGCACGCGGCGCAGCCGGACCAGGTCCTCACGCTCCACGGCACCAGCCTCTCATCCGGGTGACCCGTGGGGCAGACTGACGGACATGCTGACTCTCGACGACGCCACCGCTCTCTGCTCCGCCGCGCGCGACGCCGCCACCGCGATGGGGGTCCCGATGTCCTTCGCGGTCATGGACCCTGCCGGTCACCTGGTGAGCCTGGTCCGGATGGACGGGGCTCCCTGGATCAGCGCCGACGTGGCCCAGGGCAAGGCCTGGACCTCGGCCGCCTACGGCATGCCGAGCGCGGGCCAGAAGGCCAAGATGGAGCCGATGCCCAACTTCGCAGGTGCCCTGACCGCGATGACGCACGGCAGGTTCACCCCCCAGACCGGGGCGGTCCCGGTCTACCGGGACGGGCAGCTGCTGGGTGCCCTCGGCGGAAGCGGCGGCACCGGCGACCAGGACGAGGCCGCGTGCACGACCGCCGTGACCGGCGCGGGCTTCACCACCGAGGCCTGACCCGGCACCGGCTCACCCGAGGTCCGACACCGCGGCCGCCACGTCGACGGTGCTCGCGACCTCGTGGGTCGGCCGGGGCCCGTCCGGGTCGAGCTCGTGACCGGGCCGACGCAGCCGGATGGTGGGGATCCCCGACTCCAGGGCACCCCGGACGTCGCGGGCGGAGCTGGCGACGTGCACCAGCGGCCCCCAGCCGACGACGGCGCGCCGGTAGATCTCGGCGTGCGGCTTGTAGACGCCGAGCCGCTCCGAGGTGAGGGCGACGTCGTGGTCCACCAGGCCGGCCGCGGCCGTGGCCGCGAAGAGCGCGCCGTCGACGTTGGACAGCACGCCGACGCGGTGCCGCTCGGCCACGCCGGGCAGCCCGGTGGCCACGTCCGGCCAGAGCGGCCAGCCCGGCATCGAGCCGACCAGCGTCTCGAGGTCCCGCGCCGGGTCGCCGCCGATCCCGAGGGCGTCGTACGCCGCGACCAGCGCCCGCAGCGCCGGTCCGCGCCAAGGTTCCCACGTCGGGCAGTCCCGCTGCGCGGCCTTGTTGCGGGGGTCCCAGGCGTCGTAGACCTGCTCGCCCGTCACCGGCCAGCCGTGGCGTCGCGCCAGCGTCGCGAACGCCGCTGACCCGCCGGTCCGTGAGTCGATGAGGGCGGAGAAGAGGTCGAAGGTGACGACCTGCCCCGTGCTCACCGCCCGGTCACCAGGGCGCTCCGCACGAGCTCGACCGGGTGCAGCGCCCGTCGCTCGGTGCCGTGCTGGATCTGCTGCCGGCAGGAGACGCCGGTGGCGGCCACGACCGTGTCCTCGGGCTCGGCCCGGACGGCGGGGAAGAGCCGGTCCTCACCCACCTCGATCGACACGTCGTAGTGCTCGGCCTCGAACCCGAACGAGCCGGCCATGCCGCAGCAGCCGGCGTCGACCTCGGCGACCTCGGCCCCGGGGATCCTGGCGAGCAGCGCGACGGTGGCGGCGGTCCCGACCTCGGCCTTCTGGTGGCAGTGGCCGTGGTAGAGCACCTTGCGCCCGGCCAGCCACGAGTCGGGGTCGAGCACGAGGCGGCCGTCGTCGATGGCCTCCGCGAGCAGCTCCTCGACCTGGCGGACCCGCCCGCCGACGTCGCGGACGTGCGGGTCCTCGGGCAGCAGAGCGCGGTGCTCGTCACGCAGCGTGAACAGGCACGACGGCTCGCAGCCCACGATCGGCGAGCCCGCCTCGGACCCCTCGGAGAGCCGGCGTGCCAGCGCACCCGCCTGCTTCCTCGCGTCGTCGACCAGGCCCTTGGACAGGCTGGCGCGGCCACAGCAGCCGCCGCTCTCCAGCCGTACGGTGTGCCCGGCGGCCTCCAGCAGCTCGATGGCCGCCCGGCCGACCCCGGGCTCGGTGAAGCTGGTGAAGGAGTCGGCCAGGAAGGTCACCGGACCGGCCGAGCCCGGCGCCACGGAACGACGGCGGCCGTACCAGCGGGGGAGGGTCTCCCGCTCGAACACCGGGAGCGGCCGCTCGGGCGCGATCCCGATCACCCGACCCATCGCGCGCCGCATCCAGGCGGTACGGCCGGGGAGGTTCGAGAGCGGTGCAGTCGCGGAGCCGAGCCGGTTCAGGGTCCGGATCGCGCCGAAGACCCGTGAGCGCAGCGGTGTCCCGTGCACAGCGTGGCGGTGGGAGAGGGTCTCGCTCTTGAGGGTGGCGATGTCGACGCCGAGCGGGCACTCGCTCTTGCACGCCTTGCACATCAGGCACAGGTCGAGCACCTCGTGGAGGCGGTCGTCGGCGAGGGCCGCTGCGGGGTCCGGCTCGCTGAGGGCCTTGACCAGGGCGTTGGCCCGTCCCCGGGTGGAGTGCTCCTCCATCTTCGTGGCGATGTAGGAGGGGCACATCACCCCGGTGGTCGTCTTGCGGCAGGCGCCGATGTTCATGCAGCGGTCCGCGGCCCCCCGCATCCCGCCCACCACCTCGAAGTCGAGCGTCGTCCGGAGCGGACCGGGCTCGGG
This genomic interval from Nocardioides euryhalodurans contains the following:
- the dapD gene encoding 2,3,4,5-tetrahydropyridine-2,6-dicarboxylate N-succinyltransferase, whose product is MTDTPTSAWGWGLATLDASGAVLDVWFPAPSLGDPDESDAPAELVALTGDDDARAVSRRVSRVVVGDLQQPIDGTEDAWLRLHLLSTRLVAPHTISMDGVFGALTNVVWTSAGPCAVAGFEATRARLRASGRHVTVHGVDKFPRLVDYVIPSGVRIADGDRVRLGAHLAEGTTVMHEGFVNYNAGTLGTSMVEGRISAGVVVGDGSDVGGGASIMGTLSGGGKEVISVGERCLIGANAGIGISLGDDCVVEAGCYVTAGTKVTVVGTGEEPTVVKAATLSHVDNILFRRNSVTGAVEATPWQGQGVALNAALHAN
- a CDS encoding phosphotransferase; its protein translation is MCRPGWPPPTGERVALYDADGRPAGSTTRERVRALNLTHAATAVVVRDPWGRVHVHRRTDTKDVYPGRHDFAAGGVVGAGEDPAAAAARELEEELGISGVALEPLGVARFHDDHTDYWGHCFTTTWDGPVRLQPEEVAWGDWWPLERLVAALDDPAWAVVPDTTGLLGDWLRERLADRVPVTEQGWDSHAEVVEGRWLDRTPRRPEVRTWLEVEARLMPRLAPRLPLAVPVPVLLDTQPPRARHLLVPGDPVDRDLLDATDGRVVGEFLRSLHDTPASVWAGTGIGADTDRLPMLETMDQQVVPLLPADLRDAGKALLTRCRAASHHRVLRHGDLGPEHLLTTDGRVTGVIDWTDVALGDPALDLAWLVHRTPGPFADALVTAYGPTREELARGRDWHLLGPWWEVRHGLTGGGREYAGSGLDGVVERLRGTP
- a CDS encoding VOC family protein, encoding MTNTLTEKDTMTAPTGSLKVANCFVPVDDPEKALAFYGGVLGFEVRTDVSHGDYRWLTLSTPTQPELEITVHQVGSSPMSDDDRDAMADLLAKGLLGALIFHCDDVDALFEHVRASGAEVLQEPADQFYGVRDCAFRDPAGNLVRFKADLQQD
- a CDS encoding helix-turn-helix transcriptional regulator; protein product: MEREDLVRLRRVRDLMDRDYAEPLDVPRLAGLAHMSPGHFQRSFKEAFGETPYAHLMTRRIERAQALLRLGELSVTEVCMVVGCTSLGSFSARFTELVGETPSAYRARTHDDLRGIPGCIAKDVTRPVRNRSVSEKPAGTSAS
- a CDS encoding GlcG/HbpS family heme-binding protein, which gives rise to MLTLDDATALCSAARDAATAMGVPMSFAVMDPAGHLVSLVRMDGAPWISADVAQGKAWTSAAYGMPSAGQKAKMEPMPNFAGALTAMTHGRFTPQTGAVPVYRDGQLLGALGGSGGTGDQDEAACTTAVTGAGFTTEA
- a CDS encoding haloacid dehalogenase, with protein sequence MSTGQVVTFDLFSALIDSRTGGSAAFATLARRHGWPVTGEQVYDAWDPRNKAAQRDCPTWEPWRGPALRALVAAYDALGIGGDPARDLETLVGSMPGWPLWPDVATGLPGVAERHRVGVLSNVDGALFAATAAAGLVDHDVALTSERLGVYKPHAEIYRRAVVGWGPLVHVASSARDVRGALESGIPTIRLRRPGHELDPDGPRPTHEVASTVDVAAAVSDLG